The Coregonus clupeaformis isolate EN_2021a chromosome 20, ASM2061545v1, whole genome shotgun sequence genome contains a region encoding:
- the LOC121532962 gene encoding uncharacterized protein LOC121532962: protein MPLLSVPTTGTDGRAALGTLGSESIQAANIATKSSRNTTNTIRQTSGVSSEDMHTLRREQSHRPMGMEMGYTYGLQNCGSFEASMGLGSNTMLSRYATHTSHVKQDIYEDIALPCDFLDDYYSQKVACASQNPPLKDSMLVYDYEGQGSPVGSVGCCSLLESDNDLQFLNDLGLKFKTLADICSPPKPQPKPQPKPRMVERIVEPKLPEIKRESIITTSNVNITKSSVSNVNINQSSTSTSRVNISQPPPTSPSATGVSNFSNVSQSATFPPPPTQTILLQQQPMYYTTMQPLMQPMMQPTMQPIQYVLADGSSATNLKRMVVLNGPPGSGSMGSLGGLVIQGNRVISETSTCPISPSSPGSPTMLALGSPGSPGWIQGSLRRGGLGGLSVVGHSPDGNYVYMERQVNVSGEPQVWSGVPGVPSQGSLPRGAFLVKEAAPPQGVVGLAAQESVESVAEIERKLVFEGHGEPGKTLRVEVDDSENVAGEEVESAVETVEEVEASADQQTESTVATEEVEFPSKELAEELEVTPSTPEAAGEVAVEASEAISAVAGAAVDETVVEAAGETAGEASGEAAGAAGRTEQAPKPLASSFRNKFRMGSKKESTPKSPKSPTAKCKQQ from the exons ATGCCCCTACTCAGTGTTCCTACAACTGGAACTGATGGAAGGGCTGCACTAGGAACACTAGGATCAGAATCAATTCAGGCAGCAAACATCGCCACAAAATCCTCACGTAATACTACAAACACTATACGCCAGACCAGTGGGGTCTCCAGTGAGGACATGCATACACTGCGTCGGGAGCAGAGCCACAGGCCTATGGGCATGGAGATGGGATACACCTATGGACTCCAGAATTGTGGAAGCTTTGAGGCTAGTATGGGGCTGGGAAGCAACACAATGCTTTCCAGATATGCCACACATACCTCACATGTCAAACAAGACATCTATGAGGACATAGCACTCccatgtgatttcctggatgacTACTACTCACAG AAAGTGGCATGTGCATCTCAAAACCCTCCACTGAAAGACAGTATGTTGGTGTATGACTATGAGGGTCAGGGCTCTCCTGTGGGCTCGGTGGGCTGCTGCAGCCTCCTGGAATCTGACAATGACCTCCAGTTCCTCAATGACCTGGGGCTAAAGTTCAAGACCCTGGCTGACATCTGCTCTCCTCCAAAACCTCAACCCAAACCTCAACCCAAACCCAGAATGGTGGAGCGCATCGTCGAGCCAAAACTCCCTGAAATCAAAAGAGAGAGCATCATCACCACCAGCAATGTTAACATCACCAAATCTTCCGTTAGCAATGTCAATATAAACCAATCGTCCACCAGCACCAGCAGAGTCAATATCTCCCAACCACCTCCCACCAGTCCCTCTGCCACTGGGGTTAGTAACTTCTCTAACGTTAGTCAGTCCGCCACTTTCCCACCCCCCCCTACCCAGACGATTCTGCTGCAACAGCAGCCTATGTACTACACCACCATGCAGCCTTTGATGCAGCCCATGATGCAGCCCACGATGCAGCCCATACAGTATGTACTGGCTGATGGCAGCTCTGCCACCAACCTAAAGCGTATGGTAGTGCTCAACGGGCCCCCTGGGTCTGGAAGCATGGGAAGCCTGGGAGGCCTTGTCATCCAAGGCAACAGGGTCATATCAGAGACCTCCACTTGCCCTATCAGTCCCAGTAGCCCAGGAAGCCCCACCATGCTGGCGCTGGGTAGTCCCGGAAGCCCCGGGTGGATCCAAGGCTCCCTACGCAGGGGTGGCCTGGGAGGCCTGTCTGTAGTGGGGCACAGCCCTGATGGTAACTATGTTTACATGGAAAGGCAGGTTAATGTAAGTGGAGAGCCCCAGGTGTGGTCTGGGGTCCCAGGTGTACCTTCTCAGGGCAGTTTGCCCAGGGGTGCGTTCCTGGTGAAGGAGGCTGCTCCCCCTCAGGGGGTTGTAGGCCTGGCAGCCCAGG AGTCAGTTGAGTCAGTGGCAGAGATTGAGAGGAAACTGGTGTTTGAGGGCCATGGTGAACCAG GCAAAACACTAAGAGTAGAAGTAGATGATAGTGAGAATGTagcaggagaggaggtggagtcTGCTGTTGAGACAGTTGAGGAAGTGGAGGCTAGTGCTGACCAACAGACAGAGTCCACAGTAGCTACAGAAGAGGTTGAGTTCCCTAGCAAAGAACTGGCCGAGGAGCTAGAGGTGACCCCTTCAACACCAGAGGCTGCAGGTGAGGTTGCTGTTGAGGCAAGTGAGGCTATAAGTGCAGTGGCAGGTGCAGCAGTGGATGAGACAGTAGTGGAGGCTGCGGGTGAGACAGCAGGTGAGGCATCAGGTGAGGCCGCAGGGGCGGCTGGTAGGACAGAACAGGCCCCAAAGCCATTGGCTTCATCTTTCCGTAACAAATTCAGGATGGGCTCCAAGAAAGAATCTACTCCCAAGAGTCCAAAGAGTCCCACAGCAAAGTGCAAGCAACAGTGA